TGATGAGGGCCATGAGGATATAAGCCATAAAAAAGGGGAAGAGCGCTCGCTCGATCGGTCCTAGCGGAATGCGGAGCGTATCTGCGGCAGCAATCCAAGGATATGCGTAAAGGCCAACGCCTTCCTCGCCGAGGAGTCCGATCGGCAGGAAATAAATCACCAAAAACGAGAATGAAAAGAGGAGGCTCATAAGGAGGTATTGGGTCAAGGTGCGGCGAGGGATGGAGAGAACTCGATTGAAGATGATCAGGTGGGTATACCCGGAAAGGCTATAATTTGCTGCATTAAAAGCGCTCCAGGTAGGGGGGTCCAAGTGGGTAGCCACCGCCATCATGGCATTCCAAAGGAGCTCATTATGTGTCAGAGCGATGAAGATAAGAAAAAACGTAATGGGAAGAACAAGTATGGTTAAGATTTCAATCCCGAAGAGAAGTTTTTCGGAAGGGAGCCGAATAAAGATCAGAACGATAATGATGAATAAGCTTAAGGTAAGAAGGTCGGAACTCTCGGTGTTTAAATAGCGTATGCTAACATCGGTAAGAATTAAGAGGGTATTCACCCCTAAATAGGCCCAATAGAGGGTGTAGAAGAGGAGGACGGGGATGCGAAACCAGTGGGGAGTAAATCGTTCCATAAGTTCCGGCAACCCCTGATGCGGGAAACGTGAAAAGAGCCATACCGTGCCATAGAGGAGGAGATTTCCGGTCATGATGGCCAATGCAAGGGAAAGGGTCGTTCCCTGGTATCGATCTTCGAACAAGATGCGGGGAACATAGCCAACCCCGTTCATTAAGACATTGACGATGATGAGATAGAGGAGATATCGGTTCAAGGAGAGCTCTCCTTTCGCTTAAATCCCGTACGTTGGCTTCGCCTGCTCCTTTTTTTTCGCTTCAGGTCCTATAAAAAGTTTAAAGTAAGGGCGGCCAAAGCTTTCCAAATTGGATAAATAAAACACGACGGCAAAAAAACCTACCACGACGCCTATGGTGCCGAAAAACGCAGCAAGGATAACGATGGGATATTTGATAACCCGAATGGCGAACATCATCGTATTGATCGGAATGACGAAATTGGAAATGGCTACTGCAGAGACGACAATAATCATGATGTCTGAGACGAGACCTGCCGTCGTTGCCGCCTGTCCTAGGATTAAGCCTCCCACCGTAGTGGCGGTGGCGCTGATGCTCTTTGGCAGGCGAATGCTGGCTTCCACAATCATCTCCATGAGAAGGATCATGAAGAGGACTTCAAAAACGGAAGCAAAGGGAACGGGCGCCCTGCTTCCGGCGATGGCTAGGGTGAGTTGAACCTGAAAGAAACCTGGATTATAGGAGATTAAGGAGACATAAAGTGCTGGGAGGAGCAGGGTGATGAGGACGCCCAGGTAGCGAAGAAGGAGGAGAAAATGGCTGATCCAGAAGGTTTGATATTCATCCTCCATGGAAGTGAAAAAATCATAAAAAACGGCAGGAGCGATGAGACAAAACTCAGTCCCGTCGATGAGGAGGGCCACCTTCCCTTTTAGTAGATTGTATACCACCCGGTCAGGCCGTTCCGTGATCATGTAGGTGGGAAAGAGGGAATACTTGCGCCGGGTAAAGTGCGTCTCT
The DNA window shown above is from Thermicanus aegyptius DSM 12793 and carries:
- a CDS encoding GerAB/ArcD/ProY family transporter, producing MNRYLLYLIIVNVLMNGVGYVPRILFEDRYQGTTLSLALAIMTGNLLLYGTVWLFSRFPHQGLPELMERFTPHWFRIPVLLFYTLYWAYLGVNTLLILTDVSIRYLNTESSDLLTLSLFIIIVLIFIRLPSEKLLFGIEILTILVLPITFFLIFIALTHNELLWNAMMAVATHLDPPTWSAFNAANYSLSGYTHLIIFNRVLSIPRRTLTQYLLMSLLFSFSFLVIYFLPIGLLGEEGVGLYAYPWIAAADTLRIPLGPIERALFPFFMAYILMALIITLVHWHVVLNLIRSMIGLKNLQKKNTLRHLPILFLILFGYLLYLYYERFHERDFYLLGKNMFNLFFPIQLSILLVLFWIYHRMRKEG
- a CDS encoding spore germination protein — translated: MDKKRPKQIQWSKKNGKTSKASEQRSDGKAADAKTIQAKSFASPKESEKNLLQQIKEKLGKSSDVVYEQLSTEKKRMNLLYIKPLCDDTKLSRSILTPFFETGTEEEFRRALQSLPNTSPYEDEKNAIEKLLNGHVLIELNGEYYAVDIRLTSNSVIQPTQIETVIQGPQNAFTESIMTNIYLVRNRYHQQGLRVELKEVGKYTKTNIALLYDERFVDEKVLERMEKDLKNLKVDVLLAAGQLETHFTRRKYSLFPTYMITERPDRVVYNLLKGKVALLIDGTEFCLIAPAVFYDFFTSMEDEYQTFWISHFLLLLRYLGVLITLLLPALYVSLISYNPGFFQVQLTLAIAGSRAPVPFASVFEVLFMILLMEMIVEASIRLPKSISATATTVGGLILGQAATTAGLVSDIMIIVVSAVAISNFVIPINTMMFAIRVIKYPIVILAAFFGTIGVVVGFFAVVFYLSNLESFGRPYFKLFIGPEAKKKEQAKPTYGI